A stretch of Metabacillus sp. FJAT-52054 DNA encodes these proteins:
- the polA gene encoding DNA polymerase I, with amino-acid sequence MASKKLVLIDGNSIAYRAFFALPLLNNDKGVHTNAIYGFTMILMRILEEEQPTHMLVAFDAGKTTFRHKTYSEYKGGRQKTPPELSEQFPFIHELLDVYKIPRYQLENYEADDIIGTLSKHAEKDGFDVKIISGDKDLTQLASEHVTISITKKGITEVDSYTPEFVKEKYGLTPDQIIDMKGLMGDSSDNIPGVQGIGEKTAIKLLKEYGTVENVLESLDQLKGKLKERLETHRDDAIMSKELATINRDTPITISLDDILYSGYNPQEVLPVFRELGFKTLIDKFDTGSETDEPEEIEDLPFTAAEEITDEMLVDDSIFVVEVWNENYHRSDIAGFAIINENGRFYLPYGLAMDSDPFRKWAEDEHMRKTVFDAKRSIVAMKWKGIELAGVDFDVLLASYILDASQTVEDVAGIAKMKGITGAKTDESVYSKGAKRKLPEDEILADHLVRKGEALSKLSKILEKELRENDQYELYHDLEMPLAIILGKMEAIGVKVDVNKLKEMGADLGQQLQALENKIHGLAGESFNINSPKQLGVILFEKLGLPPVKKTKTGYSTSADVLEKLADRHEIVEQILLYRQLGKLQSTYIEGLLKVVHEDTHKVHTRFNQALTQTGRLSSTDPNLQNIPIRLEEGRKIREAFVPSKEGWVIFAADYSQIELRVLAHIAQDKNLMEAFRNDMDVHTKTAMDVFHVEMDEVTSNMRRQAKAVNFGIVYGISDYGLSQSLGITRKEAAEFISRYLESFDGVKEYMDDIVRDAKQKGYVSTLLQRRRYLPEITSRNFNLRSFAERTAMNTPIQGSAADIIKKAMIDMARELEEQELQSNLLLQVHDELIFEAPPEEIEILKKLVPQVMEHAVELDVPLKVDYAYGDSWYDAK; translated from the coding sequence TTGGCCAGTAAAAAATTAGTCCTGATTGACGGGAACAGCATTGCTTACCGGGCTTTTTTCGCATTGCCTCTGCTGAATAACGACAAAGGTGTACATACGAATGCCATTTATGGCTTCACCATGATTTTGATGAGAATTTTAGAGGAAGAGCAGCCTACTCATATGCTAGTGGCGTTCGACGCAGGCAAGACAACCTTCAGACATAAAACGTATTCAGAATATAAGGGTGGCAGACAAAAGACTCCACCGGAGCTCTCAGAGCAGTTTCCATTTATTCACGAATTGCTTGATGTTTATAAAATTCCCCGCTATCAGCTGGAGAATTATGAGGCTGATGACATTATCGGTACGCTCTCGAAGCATGCTGAGAAAGATGGCTTTGACGTGAAAATCATTTCAGGGGACAAGGACTTGACCCAGCTCGCAAGTGAGCATGTAACGATTTCCATTACGAAAAAAGGGATTACAGAGGTTGATTCCTATACTCCTGAATTTGTAAAAGAAAAGTACGGCCTGACACCTGATCAGATTATCGATATGAAGGGTCTAATGGGCGACAGTTCGGATAATATTCCAGGGGTACAGGGAATTGGCGAGAAAACAGCCATTAAACTTCTAAAAGAGTACGGTACGGTTGAAAACGTACTTGAGTCGCTTGATCAGCTGAAAGGAAAGCTGAAAGAGCGTCTGGAAACTCATCGCGATGATGCAATCATGAGCAAGGAGCTCGCAACGATAAACCGCGATACCCCCATTACAATTTCTCTCGATGACATTCTATACAGCGGATATAATCCGCAGGAAGTACTCCCTGTTTTCAGAGAGCTTGGCTTTAAGACATTGATTGATAAATTCGATACGGGCTCTGAAACGGATGAACCGGAAGAAATTGAAGATTTGCCATTCACTGCTGCAGAGGAAATAACAGATGAGATGCTTGTGGATGATTCCATTTTCGTTGTTGAGGTATGGAATGAAAATTATCACCGCAGCGACATCGCTGGTTTTGCCATTATTAACGAAAACGGCCGTTTTTATCTTCCTTATGGACTGGCTATGGATTCCGACCCCTTCAGGAAATGGGCGGAAGATGAGCACATGAGGAAAACGGTTTTTGACGCTAAGAGATCGATCGTCGCCATGAAGTGGAAAGGCATTGAACTTGCCGGGGTGGATTTTGATGTGCTTCTGGCTTCTTATATTCTGGATGCCTCTCAAACAGTTGAAGATGTAGCTGGAATCGCCAAGATGAAGGGAATTACCGGAGCAAAAACGGATGAATCTGTTTACAGCAAAGGAGCAAAGCGAAAACTTCCGGAGGATGAAATTCTTGCCGACCATCTTGTCCGTAAAGGTGAAGCGCTCAGCAAACTCAGCAAAATCCTGGAGAAAGAGCTTCGTGAAAATGATCAGTACGAGCTTTATCATGATCTGGAAATGCCGCTTGCGATTATTCTCGGAAAGATGGAAGCGATCGGTGTAAAAGTGGATGTAAATAAGCTGAAGGAAATGGGTGCGGACTTGGGTCAGCAGCTGCAGGCGCTTGAAAACAAAATCCATGGTCTTGCAGGAGAGTCCTTCAATATTAATTCACCTAAGCAGCTCGGGGTCATTTTGTTCGAAAAATTGGGCTTGCCCCCTGTGAAAAAAACGAAAACAGGCTATTCCACATCAGCGGACGTTCTTGAAAAGCTTGCCGACCGGCATGAAATTGTGGAGCAGATCCTTTTATACAGGCAGCTTGGCAAGCTTCAATCCACTTATATCGAAGGACTTTTAAAAGTGGTTCATGAGGACACCCATAAAGTTCATACACGGTTTAATCAGGCTCTGACCCAAACAGGCCGTCTTAGCTCGACAGACCCGAATCTTCAAAACATACCCATCCGTCTTGAAGAAGGCCGGAAAATCCGTGAGGCATTCGTTCCGTCAAAAGAAGGCTGGGTGATCTTTGCTGCCGATTACTCCCAGATCGAACTGAGAGTTCTGGCGCATATTGCTCAGGATAAAAACCTGATGGAAGCGTTCCGTAATGACATGGACGTTCATACGAAGACTGCCATGGATGTTTTCCATGTAGAAATGGACGAAGTGACCTCGAATATGAGGCGGCAGGCAAAAGCCGTAAACTTCGGCATTGTATACGGAATCAGTGATTACGGACTTTCTCAAAGCTTAGGCATCACAAGAAAAGAAGCAGCTGAATTTATCAGCCGTTATTTAGAAAGCTTTGATGGGGTTAAAGAGTATATGGATGACATTGTTAGAGATGCAAAGCAAAAAGGCTACGTTTCCACCCTGCTGCAGCGCAGACGCTATTTGCCCGAAATCACAAGCCGTAATTTTAACCTTCGCAGCTTTGCAGAGCGGACGGCAATGAATACACCCATTCAAGGGAGTGCAGCCGATATCATTAAAAAAGCGATGATTGATATGGCGAGAGAGCTTGAAGAACAAGAACTTCAGTCCAATCTCCTTCTCCAGGTGCACGATGAACTGATTTTTGAAGCGCCTCCTGAAGAGATTGAAATTCTAAAAAAATTAGTTCCGCAGGTCATGGAGCATGCAGTTGAGCTGGATGTTCCATTAAAAGTGGATTATGCCTACGGAGATTCCTGGTATGATGCAAAGTAG
- the ytxC gene encoding putative sporulation protein YtxC — MLEIFFESEKDAHSLYLWLHSRPDKAGVSVRHGKPGYVEAEQDHKGQGFQTFLVPALAEYIAEKVENSFIISIIQNQFYFTDEDEQQQILSIAHSIMEGERTEIPNLQKFSDKKACIEEALTQFIKPELSFSFESFVHFRLHHYLKRLTKYAEAAIEEYKLEQEYQNFIQVLRDYLLQKLSALPEIHVFHRRHFLLFTEDYRELTDSELRRMTDKNLLFHHPLYIDTALLAPLVSIAPERIFLYTDEPDHGMVQTIQNVFQERVILHPEVLFYLKSKKIP, encoded by the coding sequence TTGCTTGAGATTTTCTTTGAATCCGAAAAAGATGCACATTCACTATATTTGTGGCTGCACAGCAGGCCGGATAAAGCCGGGGTGTCCGTCCGGCATGGAAAGCCGGGATATGTGGAAGCCGAGCAGGATCATAAGGGACAAGGGTTTCAAACCTTTCTCGTTCCTGCACTTGCGGAATACATTGCGGAAAAAGTAGAAAATTCCTTTATCATTTCCATCATTCAAAACCAATTTTATTTCACAGATGAAGATGAACAGCAGCAGATCCTCAGCATTGCCCATTCCATTATGGAAGGGGAACGGACAGAAATCCCAAACCTTCAGAAGTTTTCGGATAAAAAGGCCTGCATTGAAGAGGCTCTCACCCAGTTTATTAAACCTGAACTCAGCTTCTCCTTTGAATCGTTCGTCCATTTCCGGCTTCATCATTATTTAAAGCGGCTCACTAAATATGCAGAGGCCGCCATTGAAGAATATAAGCTTGAACAGGAGTATCAGAACTTTATCCAGGTGCTAAGGGATTACTTGCTCCAAAAGCTTTCGGCCTTGCCGGAAATCCATGTGTTCCATCGCAGGCATTTTCTGCTGTTTACGGAGGATTACAGGGAATTAACGGATTCAGAGCTGCGGAGGATGACAGACAAAAACCTGCTTTTCCATCATCCGCTGTATATTGACACAGCTCTGCTTGCACCGCTTGTAAGCATTGCACCGGAAAGAATTTTTCTTTATACAGATGAACCGGATCACGGGATGGTGCAGACGATTCAAAATGTATTTCAGGAACGGGTCATCCTGCATCCGGAAGTTTTGTTTTATTTGAAATCAAAAAAAATCCCTTAA
- a CDS encoding glyceraldehyde-3-phosphate dehydrogenase, giving the protein MNVNVAINGFGRIGRMVFRKAIMGEDFRIAAINASYPAETLAHLIKYDTNHGKFDGDVIPAGDHLIVNGHKILLLNNRDPKMLPWKDLDVDIVIEATGKFNSKEKAMDHIAAGAKKVVLTAPGKDEDVTIVMGVNEHMLKEEHQIISNASCTTNCLAPVVKVLDEQFGIENGLMTTVHAYTNDQKNIDNPHKDLRRARSCAQSIIPTTTGAAKALSLVLPHLKGKLHGMALRVPTPNVSLVDLVVDLKREVTASEINEAFANAASGSMEGIIRFTAEPLVSVDFNTDPHSAIIDGLSTIVIEGKKVKVLAWYDNEWGYSCRVVDLVNLAAVSLRKPLNV; this is encoded by the coding sequence ATGAACGTAAATGTAGCCATAAACGGGTTTGGAAGAATCGGAAGGATGGTATTTCGCAAGGCGATTATGGGTGAAGATTTTCGTATTGCTGCAATCAATGCAAGCTATCCGGCCGAAACTCTTGCACATCTGATTAAATATGATACAAATCACGGGAAATTCGATGGAGACGTTATTCCAGCTGGTGATCACTTAATTGTAAACGGTCACAAAATTCTTCTGCTTAATAATCGGGATCCCAAAATGCTCCCTTGGAAGGATCTGGATGTTGATATAGTAATTGAGGCTACAGGAAAATTCAATTCAAAGGAAAAAGCGATGGATCACATTGCTGCCGGTGCAAAGAAGGTTGTCCTGACCGCTCCGGGTAAAGATGAGGACGTTACGATTGTGATGGGTGTCAATGAACATATGCTGAAAGAGGAGCATCAAATTATTTCAAATGCATCCTGCACAACTAACTGCCTTGCCCCGGTTGTAAAGGTTCTGGACGAACAATTCGGAATTGAGAACGGGCTGATGACGACAGTCCATGCCTATACAAATGATCAGAAGAATATAGATAATCCGCACAAAGATTTAAGACGTGCCCGGTCGTGTGCACAATCCATTATTCCAACAACAACCGGAGCAGCAAAAGCCCTTTCGCTTGTCCTTCCCCACTTGAAAGGGAAGCTTCATGGAATGGCACTTCGCGTTCCGACACCTAATGTCTCTCTTGTCGACCTTGTTGTTGATTTAAAACGCGAAGTAACGGCCAGTGAAATCAACGAAGCTTTTGCAAATGCTGCTTCCGGCTCGATGGAGGGCATTATCCGGTTTACAGCGGAGCCTTTAGTTTCAGTCGATTTTAATACAGATCCGCATTCCGCTATTATTGATGGGCTTTCAACGATTGTCATCGAAGGGAAAAAAGTAAAGGTTCTGGCCTGGTATGATAATGAATGGGGTTATTCCTGCAGAGTTGTTGATTTGGTGAATCTGGCTGCTGTAAGTTTAAGAAAGCCATTAAATGTATAA
- a CDS encoding DnaD domain protein, with protein MKDYHWKELIPGDRYRARSQGILQEYDRKLVTMLYQPLLGTAALGLYMTLWAELEQDRVWGKEHPHHRLMTLTQMNLKSFYSERIKLEGIGLLTSYFQEMDGSRMFIYEIQPPLKPDAFFNDGMLNIYLYNRVGHTTYMQLKQYFTDEERGTAENVTRSFDEVFQSLQPSEMTMTQGDEGPGDEREYIGETDGNEPNLSPSVFDFDLLFEGLSESVISKKSITEPVKETIVKLSYVYGIDPINMKNLLMDSLQPDESIDREWLRKSAREWYDFQYGKKTPKLVEINKIQPVMQRTVLENKELTKEQMIIRQLETISPYQFMKDLYEGAEPTLADMQIIEEVMIGQKLMPGVANVLIYYVMLRADMKLSKGFVQTIAGHWARKKVSTVEGAMQLAKKEHKKYLEWAGGKNKPASSSRRKPVRSEMLPDWLKDQENEQKPDQEVSVNPDAGQQAALEEEKQKMAEWIKNYKNPSKSES; from the coding sequence GTGAAGGATTATCATTGGAAGGAACTAATTCCGGGTGACAGGTACCGGGCGAGAAGCCAGGGCATCCTCCAGGAATACGACCGGAAGCTTGTAACTATGCTTTATCAGCCGCTTCTCGGTACGGCTGCTCTTGGTTTATATATGACCTTGTGGGCAGAGCTTGAACAGGACCGGGTATGGGGAAAGGAACATCCCCACCACCGCTTGATGACATTGACTCAAATGAATTTAAAAAGCTTTTATTCTGAACGGATTAAGCTTGAAGGAATTGGCTTGCTGACTTCCTATTTTCAAGAAATGGACGGCAGCCGCATGTTCATCTATGAGATTCAGCCTCCTCTTAAACCGGATGCATTTTTTAACGATGGAATGCTGAATATTTATTTATATAATCGGGTTGGACATACAACCTATATGCAGCTTAAACAATACTTCACGGATGAAGAACGCGGTACTGCTGAAAATGTGACCCGATCGTTTGATGAGGTATTTCAGTCCCTTCAGCCGAGCGAGATGACGATGACGCAAGGCGATGAAGGACCCGGCGATGAAAGAGAATACATCGGAGAAACAGACGGGAATGAGCCGAACCTCTCACCATCCGTGTTTGACTTTGATTTGCTGTTTGAAGGGCTGTCAGAATCGGTTATCTCTAAAAAATCAATTACGGAGCCTGTCAAGGAAACCATTGTGAAGCTGTCCTACGTGTATGGAATTGATCCGATCAATATGAAAAACCTGCTCATGGATTCGCTTCAGCCGGATGAATCCATTGACAGGGAATGGCTTCGCAAGAGTGCCAGAGAGTGGTACGATTTTCAATATGGCAAAAAAACGCCGAAACTCGTTGAGATCAATAAAATTCAGCCGGTTATGCAGCGGACCGTCCTTGAAAACAAAGAGCTGACGAAGGAACAGATGATTATCCGCCAGCTTGAAACGATATCCCCTTATCAATTTATGAAGGATCTGTATGAAGGAGCGGAACCGACGCTTGCGGATATGCAGATTATTGAAGAAGTTATGATTGGGCAAAAGCTAATGCCGGGTGTTGCAAATGTGCTCATTTACTATGTAATGCTGCGTGCCGATATGAAACTGTCGAAGGGGTTCGTTCAGACAATAGCCGGTCATTGGGCCAGGAAAAAGGTTTCGACAGTGGAAGGCGCCATGCAGCTTGCCAAGAAAGAGCATAAGAAATACCTGGAATGGGCTGGAGGCAAAAATAAACCTGCATCTTCATCCAGGAGGAAGCCGGTCAGAAGTGAAATGCTTCCGGATTGGCTGAAAGATCAGGAAAATGAGCAGAAGCCGGATCAAGAAGTTTCAGTTAATCCTGATGCCGGTCAGCAGGCAGCTCTCGAAGAGGAAAAGCAGAAAATGGCAGAATGGATTAAAAATTATAAAAATCCGTCAAAATCAGAATCCTGA
- the nrdR gene encoding transcriptional regulator NrdR has translation MKCPTCHNQGTRVLDSRPVEEGKAIRRRRECEECQYRFTTFEKVEEIPLIVVKKEGTREEFSREKMLRGLIKACEKRPVPLTKLEEIVQDIEKELRNNGVSEVKSDSVGEMVMDRLAQVDEVAYVRFASVYRQFKDINVFIDELKELIKRESN, from the coding sequence ATGAAGTGTCCTACTTGTCATAATCAGGGTACACGGGTGCTTGATTCCCGACCGGTTGAAGAAGGCAAAGCCATCCGGAGGAGACGAGAGTGCGAAGAATGCCAATACCGGTTTACCACATTTGAAAAAGTGGAAGAGATCCCGCTGATTGTGGTAAAAAAGGAAGGGACGCGCGAAGAATTCAGCAGAGAAAAAATGCTGCGCGGTCTGATTAAAGCATGTGAAAAGAGACCTGTTCCCCTGACAAAGCTTGAGGAAATCGTCCAGGATATTGAAAAAGAATTAAGAAACAATGGCGTTTCAGAAGTGAAAAGCGATAGTGTTGGAGAAATGGTCATGGATCGCCTTGCACAGGTGGATGAAGTCGCTTATGTCCGCTTCGCTTCTGTATACAGACAATTCAAGGATATTAATGTTTTTATAGATGAGTTAAAGGAATTGATTAAGAGGGAAAGCAATTAG
- the mutM gene encoding DNA-formamidopyrimidine glycosylase has translation MPELPEVETVRRTLSELIIGKSIAEIEVRWPKMIKRPDDVLQFQDALKGQTIQDIGRRGKFLMFSLDDYVLVSHLRMEGKYGLYQDGEEAGKHTHVIFRFSDGTHLRYDDVRKFGTMHLFEKGTEQLDLPLSQLGPEPFSNEFSRDYLAEKLSRTNRMIKVVLLDQRIVTGLGNIYVDEALFRAGVHPDKPAKELSIEEINVLRDKIIATLNEAVEQGGSTIRSYLNSQGKMGMFQLKLYVYGRKGEPCKQCGTPIEKKTTGGRGTHYCPNCQPLDAGVSADA, from the coding sequence GTGCCTGAACTACCGGAAGTAGAAACCGTCAGAAGAACCCTTTCTGAACTAATAATAGGGAAGTCCATCGCGGAAATCGAAGTTCGCTGGCCGAAGATGATTAAACGGCCGGATGATGTTCTTCAATTTCAGGATGCGTTAAAGGGACAAACGATTCAGGATATAGGAAGAAGAGGGAAATTTCTTATGTTTTCACTGGATGATTATGTCCTGGTGTCACACCTTCGAATGGAAGGGAAGTATGGGCTTTACCAGGATGGGGAAGAGGCAGGAAAGCATACACACGTAATTTTCCGCTTCAGTGACGGCACCCATTTGAGATATGATGACGTAAGGAAATTCGGAACGATGCATCTTTTTGAAAAAGGAACAGAGCAGCTGGATCTTCCTTTATCCCAGCTTGGTCCTGAACCCTTTTCGAATGAGTTTTCACGAGACTATTTAGCTGAAAAGCTTTCACGGACAAATCGGATGATCAAAGTCGTGCTCCTAGATCAGCGCATCGTGACCGGCCTCGGCAATATATATGTGGATGAAGCATTGTTCAGAGCAGGTGTTCATCCTGACAAACCAGCTAAAGAATTGTCAATTGAGGAAATAAACGTTCTAAGGGACAAAATTATTGCAACGCTAAATGAAGCGGTGGAGCAAGGCGGAAGCACCATTCGCTCTTATCTCAATTCCCAAGGGAAAATGGGGATGTTCCAGCTGAAGCTTTACGTTTATGGAAGAAAAGGGGAGCCGTGCAAACAATGCGGAACTCCTATTGAGAAGAAAACGACCGGCGGGAGAGGCACTCATTACTGTCCGAACTGCCAGCCGCTTGACGCGGGGGTCAGTGCCGATGCTTAA
- a CDS encoding cytosolic protein — protein sequence MSLLKKVQAFFSAHSETAETHQDPELRSRYYKATAKKAMEAVQAAAAVRGGCKVTSVSEERGEISVQIQKPKSALLVATVISVRPFETAIDFSVSSDTALPTDFGYSRKVILEFQQKLDSELKFVGSGLNSGK from the coding sequence TTGAGTCTATTAAAAAAAGTTCAAGCTTTCTTTTCAGCACATAGCGAAACAGCTGAGACGCATCAAGATCCTGAATTGAGAAGCCGCTACTATAAAGCAACGGCAAAAAAAGCAATGGAAGCCGTACAGGCTGCAGCAGCTGTCAGAGGCGGCTGTAAAGTTACATCCGTTTCAGAGGAGCGCGGGGAAATCAGTGTGCAGATTCAAAAACCTAAATCTGCTCTTTTGGTAGCAACAGTCATCTCTGTAAGACCATTTGAGACGGCCATTGATTTTTCCGTTTCATCCGACACGGCTCTTCCGACAGATTTCGGCTATAGCAGAAAGGTCATTCTGGAGTTTCAGCAGAAATTAGACAGTGAATTAAAATTTGTCGGATCCGGACTGAATTCAGGCAAATAA
- the speD gene encoding adenosylmethionine decarboxylase: METMGRHVISELWGCDFDKLNDMDYIEKTFVNAALKSGAEVREVAFHKFAPQGVSGVVIISESHLTIHSFPEHGYASIDVYTCGDLNPNIAADYIAEALSAQTRENIEIPRGMGPVQVKQSQAKAQ, from the coding sequence ATGGAAACAATGGGACGACACGTAATCTCAGAACTATGGGGCTGTGATTTCGATAAGTTGAACGACATGGATTATATTGAAAAAACGTTTGTTAATGCTGCTTTAAAGTCTGGTGCAGAAGTTAGAGAGGTAGCTTTTCATAAATTTGCTCCACAAGGTGTGAGCGGGGTTGTCATTATTTCTGAATCCCACCTAACCATTCACAGTTTTCCTGAACATGGGTATGCGAGTATTGACGTATACACATGCGGAGATTTAAATCCGAATATTGCTGCCGACTACATTGCTGAGGCACTTAGTGCACAAACACGTGAGAATATCGAAATTCCACGCGGCATGGGACCTGTTCAAGTAAAACAGTCTCAAGCAAAAGCTCAGTAA
- the ytaF gene encoding sporulation membrane protein YtaF — protein MTSISLFIMAFAISLDSFSVGFSYGLKKMKIPIKSLLIIALCSAFSLLAAMLLGHLLSSFIDPEWTKRMGGIILIGIGAWVLYQFFRPSKDLTREEREKTLFNLEIKSLGIVIHILKRPSTADLDGSGHIAGIEALLLGTALSLDAFGAGFGAALLGFSPYVMSVTAAVMSSVFLLAGIKSGHLFSKWSWIEKFSCLPGILLIFVGFWKL, from the coding sequence ATGACATCCATTTCACTTTTTATTATGGCTTTTGCCATAAGTCTGGACAGTTTTTCTGTCGGATTCAGCTATGGACTGAAGAAAATGAAAATCCCGATAAAATCACTGCTCATTATTGCTTTATGCTCTGCTTTTAGTTTGCTTGCGGCCATGCTGCTTGGCCATTTGCTCAGCTCATTTATTGATCCGGAATGGACGAAAAGAATGGGCGGGATCATTTTGATCGGAATCGGAGCATGGGTGCTATACCAATTTTTCAGGCCTTCCAAAGACCTTACTAGAGAAGAACGGGAAAAAACACTTTTTAACCTGGAAATCAAATCGCTGGGAATTGTCATCCACATATTGAAAAGACCATCAACAGCTGATTTGGATGGCTCCGGCCATATTGCCGGGATAGAAGCGCTGCTGCTGGGGACTGCTTTGTCTTTGGATGCATTTGGTGCCGGCTTCGGGGCTGCATTGCTTGGGTTTTCGCCTTATGTTATGAGTGTGACAGCTGCCGTAATGAGTTCCGTCTTTCTGCTTGCCGGCATCAAATCAGGCCATCTGTTCTCAAAATGGTCATGGATTGAAAAATTCAGCTGTCTTCCCGGGATTCTCTTAATCTTTGTTGGATTTTGGAAGCTATAA
- the coaE gene encoding dephospho-CoA kinase (Dephospho-CoA kinase (CoaE) performs the final step in coenzyme A biosynthesis.), whose translation MTLVIGLTGGIASGKSTVSSLLKELGFPIVDADVIAKEAVDQGKPAYSKIAEVFGHRVLQPDGAIDRAQLGSEIFADPEKRKMLNEIVHPEVRKEMIRQRDESIQQGSKAVILDIPLLFESKLTHFADKSLLVYVTPETQLERLMKRNGYTQKEAQQRIDSQMPLDEKKSLADEVLDNNGTREETEIQLLGILRKWKISE comes from the coding sequence ATGACACTAGTAATTGGCTTAACGGGAGGGATTGCCAGCGGTAAAAGCACCGTTTCCTCCCTATTGAAGGAGCTGGGCTTCCCGATTGTCGATGCAGATGTAATTGCAAAAGAAGCCGTCGATCAAGGGAAACCTGCCTATAGCAAAATTGCTGAAGTATTCGGGCATCGTGTTTTGCAGCCTGATGGTGCGATTGACAGAGCGCAGCTTGGAAGTGAAATTTTTGCTGATCCTGAAAAAAGAAAGATGCTAAATGAGATTGTTCATCCGGAGGTCAGAAAAGAAATGATCCGCCAGCGGGATGAATCTATTCAGCAAGGCAGCAAAGCGGTCATTCTGGACATTCCGCTTCTTTTTGAAAGCAAACTCACCCATTTTGCTGACAAGAGTCTTCTAGTTTATGTGACCCCCGAAACTCAGCTGGAGCGTTTGATGAAAAGAAACGGCTATACCCAGAAAGAAGCTCAGCAGCGGATTGATTCGCAAATGCCGCTCGATGAAAAGAAATCACTTGCAGATGAAGTGCTCGATAACAATGGAACAAGGGAAGAGACGGAAATTCAGCTTCTCGGGATACTTAGAAAATGGAAGATCAGCGAGTAA
- the dnaI gene encoding primosomal protein DnaI, translating to MEPIGKSMKNVTNRPDFKKRLSSLKEEVLANPDIQAFISANSSKIDEAVIEISLNKLYEYTQQSIECRDCPSLGECKNLLQGYHPELVLQGKTIDLQYDQCPTKVVSDQRKKHESLIKSLYIPKDVLAAQFQDIEFDDHSRVKVFGLIKEFMEAADQKKRQKGIYLHGAFGVGKTYIMGAIANELAHKNIPSMLVYLPEFMRELKNSIQDSTLDEKMDAVKKVKVLMLDDIGAESMSSWTRDEILGVLLQYRMTENLPTFFTSNFDLKELEHHLSYTQRGEEEKVKAARIIERMKYLATPVKLEGANRRQ from the coding sequence ATGGAGCCGATTGGAAAATCGATGAAAAACGTTACAAACAGGCCTGACTTTAAAAAAAGGCTGAGCTCCTTAAAAGAGGAGGTTTTGGCTAATCCTGATATACAGGCATTCATTTCTGCAAACAGCAGCAAAATTGATGAGGCAGTTATTGAGATAAGCTTAAATAAACTTTATGAATACACCCAGCAAAGCATTGAGTGCAGAGATTGCCCGAGCCTCGGCGAATGCAAAAACCTCTTGCAGGGCTATCACCCCGAGCTGGTTCTGCAAGGGAAAACCATCGATCTCCAATATGATCAATGTCCAACAAAGGTTGTTTCCGACCAAAGAAAAAAACATGAGTCTTTGATTAAGAGCTTATATATTCCTAAGGATGTTCTCGCAGCCCAGTTTCAGGATATTGAATTTGACGATCATAGCCGTGTTAAAGTTTTTGGGCTGATTAAAGAATTTATGGAAGCTGCTGATCAAAAGAAAAGACAAAAAGGCATTTACCTTCATGGTGCCTTCGGAGTAGGGAAGACGTATATTATGGGTGCGATCGCAAATGAACTTGCCCATAAAAACATTCCCTCCATGCTCGTGTATTTGCCGGAATTTATGAGAGAGTTGAAAAACTCCATTCAGGATTCCACGCTGGATGAAAAAATGGATGCCGTAAAAAAGGTAAAAGTGCTGATGCTTGATGATATTGGAGCCGAGTCCATGTCCAGCTGGACAAGAGATGAAATTCTTGGCGTGCTTTTGCAATACCGAATGACGGAAAACCTCCCAACCTTTTTTACTTCAAATTTTGATTTGAAGGAGCTTGAACATCATCTCTCTTATACCCAAAGAGGAGAAGAGGAGAAAGTCAAAGCAGCCCGTATTATCGAAAGAATGAAATACCTGGCCACACCCGTTAAGCTTGAAGGTGCGAACCGCCGCCAGTAA